From Piliocolobus tephrosceles isolate RC106 chromosome 16, ASM277652v3, whole genome shotgun sequence, the proteins below share one genomic window:
- the SAT2 gene encoding diamine acetyltransferase 2: MASVRIREAKEGDCGDILRLIRELAEFENLSDQVKISEEALRADGFGENPFYHCLVAEILPASGELLGPCVVGYGIYYFIYSTWKGRTIYLEDIYVMPEYRGQGIGSKIIKKVAEVALDKGCSHFRLAVLDWNQRAMDLYKALGARDLTEAEGWHFFCFEGEAMRKLAGK; encoded by the exons ATGGCTTCCGTGCGGATccgagaggccaaggagggagactGTGGAGATATCCTGAGGCTGATTCGg GAACTAGCTGAGTTCGAAAACCTCTCGGATCAGGTGAAGATCAGTGAAGAAG CCCTGAGAGCAGATGGCTTTGGAGAGAATCCTTTCTATCACTGTTTGGTAGCAGAGATTCTTCCAGCGTCTGGGGAGCTACTGG ggcCCTGCGTGGTGGGCTATGGAATATACTACTTCATCTACAGTACATGGAAGGGACGCACCATTTATCTGGAGGATATCTATGTGATGCCGGAATATCGGG GTCAAGGGATTGGTTCCAAAATAATCAAAAAGGTGGCTGAG GTGGCCTTGGATAAGGGCTGCTCCCATTTCCGCCTGGCTGTCCTGGACTGGAACCAGAGGGCCATGGACTTGTACAAGGCCCTAGGAGCCCGAGATCTGACGGAAGCTGAGGGCTGGCATTTCTTCTGCTTTGAAGGAGAGGCGATGAGAAAGTTGGCAGGAAAGTGA
- the SHBG gene encoding sex hormone-binding globulin isoform X1 yields MESRGPMATSRRLLLLLLLLLHHTHQGWALRPVLPTQRAQDPSAVHLSNGPGQEPAAVMTFDLTKITKTSSSFEVRTWDPEGVIFYGDTNPKDDWFMLGLRDGRPEIQLHNYWAQLTVGAGPRLDDGKWHQVEVKMDGDSVLLKVDGEEVLCLRQVSGPLTSKRHPIMRIALGGLLFPASNLRLPLVPALDGCLRRDSWLDKQAEISASAPTSLRSCDVESNPGIFLPPGTHAEFSLRDIPQPHAEPWAFSLDLGLKQAAGSGHLLSLGTLENPSWLSLHLQDQKVVLSSGSGPGMDLPLVLGLPLQLKLSMSRVVLSQGPKMEVLDLPPLGLASLLNVWAKPQGRLFLGALPGEVSSTSFCLHGLWAQGQRLDVDRALNRSHEIWTHSCPQSPGNGTDASH; encoded by the exons ATGGAGAGCAGAGGCCCAATGGCCACCTCGCGCCggctgctgttgttgctgttgctacTACTGCATCACACCCACCAGGGATGGGCCCTGAGACCTGTTCTCCCCACCCAG AGGGCCCAGGACCCTTCGGCTGTCCACCTCAGCAATGGCCCAGGACAGGAGCCTGCCGCTGTCATGACCTTTGACCTCACCAAGATCACAAA AACCTCCTCCTCCTTTGAGGTTCGAACCTGGGACCCAGAAGGAGTGATTTTTTATGGGGATACCAACCCTAAGGACGACTGGTTTATGCTGGGACTTCGGGACGGCAGGCCTGAGATCCAACTGCACAATTACTGGGCCCAGCTTACGGTGGGTGCTGGACCACGACTGGATGACGGGAAATGGCACCAG GTGGAAGTCAAGATGGATGGGGACTCTGTGCTACTGAAGGTGGATGGGGAGGAGGTGCTGTGCCTGAGACAGGTCTCTGGGCCCCTGACCAGCAAACGTCATCCCATCATGAGGATTGCGCTTGGGGGGCTGCTCTTCCCCGCTTCCAATCTTCGGTTGCCG CTGGTTCCTGCCCTGGATGGCTGCCTGCGCCGGGATTCCTGGCTGGACAAACAGGCCGAGATCTCAGCATCTGCCCCGACTAGCCTCAGAAGCTGTGATGTAGAATCAAATCCTGGGATATTTCTCCCTCCAGGGACTCATGCAGAATTCAGTCTCCGAG ACATTCCCCAGCCTCATGCAGAGCCCTGGGCCTTCTCTTTGGACCTGGGACTCAAGCAGGCAGCAGGCTCAGGCCACCTCCTTTCTCTTGGGACACTGGAGAACCCATCTTGGCTCAGTCTCCACCTCCAAGATCAA AAGGTGGTGCTGTCTTCTGGGTCGGGCCCAGGGATGGATCTGCCCCTGGTCTTGGGACTCCCTCTTCAGCTGAAGCTGAGTatgtccagggtggtcttgagcCAAGGACCAAAGATGGAGGTCCTTGACCTGCCTCCCTTAGGCTTGGCTTCCCTCCTTAACGTCTGGGCCAAGCCTCAAGGGCGTCTCTTCCTGGGGGCTTTACCAG GAGAAGTCTCTTCCACTTCTTTTTGCCTGCATGGCCTTTGGGCACAAGGTCAGAGGCTGGATGTGGACCGGGCCCTGAACAGAAGCCATGAGATCTGGACTCACAGCTGCCCCCAGAGCCCAGGCAATGGCACTGACGCTTCCCATTAA
- the SHBG gene encoding sex hormone-binding globulin isoform X2 translates to MESRGPMATSRRLLLLLLLLLHHTHQGWALRPVLPTQRAQDPSAVHLSNGPGQEPAAVMTFDLTKITKTSSSFEVRTWDPEGVIFYGDTNPKDDWFMLGLRDGRPEIQLHNYWAQLTVGAGPRLDDGKWHQVEVKMDGDSVLLKVDGEEVLCLRQVSGPLTSKRHPIMRIALGGLLFPASNLRLPAEISASAPTSLRSCDVESNPGIFLPPGTHAEFSLRDIPQPHAEPWAFSLDLGLKQAAGSGHLLSLGTLENPSWLSLHLQDQKVVLSSGSGPGMDLPLVLGLPLQLKLSMSRVVLSQGPKMEVLDLPPLGLASLLNVWAKPQGRLFLGALPGEVSSTSFCLHGLWAQGQRLDVDRALNRSHEIWTHSCPQSPGNGTDASH, encoded by the exons ATGGAGAGCAGAGGCCCAATGGCCACCTCGCGCCggctgctgttgttgctgttgctacTACTGCATCACACCCACCAGGGATGGGCCCTGAGACCTGTTCTCCCCACCCAG AGGGCCCAGGACCCTTCGGCTGTCCACCTCAGCAATGGCCCAGGACAGGAGCCTGCCGCTGTCATGACCTTTGACCTCACCAAGATCACAAA AACCTCCTCCTCCTTTGAGGTTCGAACCTGGGACCCAGAAGGAGTGATTTTTTATGGGGATACCAACCCTAAGGACGACTGGTTTATGCTGGGACTTCGGGACGGCAGGCCTGAGATCCAACTGCACAATTACTGGGCCCAGCTTACGGTGGGTGCTGGACCACGACTGGATGACGGGAAATGGCACCAG GTGGAAGTCAAGATGGATGGGGACTCTGTGCTACTGAAGGTGGATGGGGAGGAGGTGCTGTGCCTGAGACAGGTCTCTGGGCCCCTGACCAGCAAACGTCATCCCATCATGAGGATTGCGCTTGGGGGGCTGCTCTTCCCCGCTTCCAATCTTCGGTTGCCG GCCGAGATCTCAGCATCTGCCCCGACTAGCCTCAGAAGCTGTGATGTAGAATCAAATCCTGGGATATTTCTCCCTCCAGGGACTCATGCAGAATTCAGTCTCCGAG ACATTCCCCAGCCTCATGCAGAGCCCTGGGCCTTCTCTTTGGACCTGGGACTCAAGCAGGCAGCAGGCTCAGGCCACCTCCTTTCTCTTGGGACACTGGAGAACCCATCTTGGCTCAGTCTCCACCTCCAAGATCAA AAGGTGGTGCTGTCTTCTGGGTCGGGCCCAGGGATGGATCTGCCCCTGGTCTTGGGACTCCCTCTTCAGCTGAAGCTGAGTatgtccagggtggtcttgagcCAAGGACCAAAGATGGAGGTCCTTGACCTGCCTCCCTTAGGCTTGGCTTCCCTCCTTAACGTCTGGGCCAAGCCTCAAGGGCGTCTCTTCCTGGGGGCTTTACCAG GAGAAGTCTCTTCCACTTCTTTTTGCCTGCATGGCCTTTGGGCACAAGGTCAGAGGCTGGATGTGGACCGGGCCCTGAACAGAAGCCATGAGATCTGGACTCACAGCTGCCCCCAGAGCCCAGGCAATGGCACTGACGCTTCCCATTAA
- the SHBG gene encoding sex hormone-binding globulin isoform X5, with the protein MESRGPMATSRRLLLLLLLLLHHTHQGWALRPVLPTQRAQDPSAVHLSNGPGQEPAAVMTFDLTKITKTSSSFEVRTWDPEGVIFYGDTNPKDDWFMLGLRDGRPEIQLHNYWAQLTVGAGPRLDDGKWHQVEVKMDGDSVLLKVDGEEVLCLRQVSGPLTSKRHPIMRIALGGLLFPASNLRLPLVPALDGCLRRDSWLDKQAEISASAPTSLRSCDVESNPGIFLPPGTHAEFSLRGEVSSTSFCLHGLWAQGQRLDVDRALNRSHEIWTHSCPQSPGNGTDASH; encoded by the exons ATGGAGAGCAGAGGCCCAATGGCCACCTCGCGCCggctgctgttgttgctgttgctacTACTGCATCACACCCACCAGGGATGGGCCCTGAGACCTGTTCTCCCCACCCAG AGGGCCCAGGACCCTTCGGCTGTCCACCTCAGCAATGGCCCAGGACAGGAGCCTGCCGCTGTCATGACCTTTGACCTCACCAAGATCACAAA AACCTCCTCCTCCTTTGAGGTTCGAACCTGGGACCCAGAAGGAGTGATTTTTTATGGGGATACCAACCCTAAGGACGACTGGTTTATGCTGGGACTTCGGGACGGCAGGCCTGAGATCCAACTGCACAATTACTGGGCCCAGCTTACGGTGGGTGCTGGACCACGACTGGATGACGGGAAATGGCACCAG GTGGAAGTCAAGATGGATGGGGACTCTGTGCTACTGAAGGTGGATGGGGAGGAGGTGCTGTGCCTGAGACAGGTCTCTGGGCCCCTGACCAGCAAACGTCATCCCATCATGAGGATTGCGCTTGGGGGGCTGCTCTTCCCCGCTTCCAATCTTCGGTTGCCG CTGGTTCCTGCCCTGGATGGCTGCCTGCGCCGGGATTCCTGGCTGGACAAACAGGCCGAGATCTCAGCATCTGCCCCGACTAGCCTCAGAAGCTGTGATGTAGAATCAAATCCTGGGATATTTCTCCCTCCAGGGACTCATGCAGAATTCAGTCTCCGAG GAGAAGTCTCTTCCACTTCTTTTTGCCTGCATGGCCTTTGGGCACAAGGTCAGAGGCTGGATGTGGACCGGGCCCTGAACAGAAGCCATGAGATCTGGACTCACAGCTGCCCCCAGAGCCCAGGCAATGGCACTGACGCTTCCCATTAA
- the SHBG gene encoding sex hormone-binding globulin isoform X4: MESRGPMATSRRLLLLLLLLLHHTHQGWALRPVLPTQRAQDPSAVHLSNGPGQEPAAVMTFDLTKITKTSSSFEVRTWDPEGVIFYGDTNPKDDWFMLGLRDGRPEIQLHNYWAQLTVGAGPRLDDGKWHQVEVKMDGDSVLLKVDGEEVLCLRQVSGPLTSKRHPIMRIALGGLLFPASNLRLPLVPALDGCLRRDSWLDKQAEISASAPTSLRSCDVESNPGIFLPPGTHAEFSLRDIPQPHAEPWAFSLDLGLKQAAGSGHLLSLGTLENPSWLSLHLQDQEKSLPLLFACMAFGHKVRGWMWTGP, translated from the exons ATGGAGAGCAGAGGCCCAATGGCCACCTCGCGCCggctgctgttgttgctgttgctacTACTGCATCACACCCACCAGGGATGGGCCCTGAGACCTGTTCTCCCCACCCAG AGGGCCCAGGACCCTTCGGCTGTCCACCTCAGCAATGGCCCAGGACAGGAGCCTGCCGCTGTCATGACCTTTGACCTCACCAAGATCACAAA AACCTCCTCCTCCTTTGAGGTTCGAACCTGGGACCCAGAAGGAGTGATTTTTTATGGGGATACCAACCCTAAGGACGACTGGTTTATGCTGGGACTTCGGGACGGCAGGCCTGAGATCCAACTGCACAATTACTGGGCCCAGCTTACGGTGGGTGCTGGACCACGACTGGATGACGGGAAATGGCACCAG GTGGAAGTCAAGATGGATGGGGACTCTGTGCTACTGAAGGTGGATGGGGAGGAGGTGCTGTGCCTGAGACAGGTCTCTGGGCCCCTGACCAGCAAACGTCATCCCATCATGAGGATTGCGCTTGGGGGGCTGCTCTTCCCCGCTTCCAATCTTCGGTTGCCG CTGGTTCCTGCCCTGGATGGCTGCCTGCGCCGGGATTCCTGGCTGGACAAACAGGCCGAGATCTCAGCATCTGCCCCGACTAGCCTCAGAAGCTGTGATGTAGAATCAAATCCTGGGATATTTCTCCCTCCAGGGACTCATGCAGAATTCAGTCTCCGAG ACATTCCCCAGCCTCATGCAGAGCCCTGGGCCTTCTCTTTGGACCTGGGACTCAAGCAGGCAGCAGGCTCAGGCCACCTCCTTTCTCTTGGGACACTGGAGAACCCATCTTGGCTCAGTCTCCACCTCCAAGATCAA GAGAAGTCTCTTCCACTTCTTTTTGCCTGCATGGCCTTTGGGCACAAGGTCAGAGGCTGGATGTGGACCGGGCCCTGA
- the SHBG gene encoding sex hormone-binding globulin isoform X7 yields the protein MTFDLTKITKTSSSFEVRTWDPEGVIFYGDTNPKDDWFMLGLRDGRPEIQLHNYWAQLTVGAGPRLDDGKWHQVEVKMDGDSVLLKVDGEEVLCLRQVSGPLTSKRHPIMRIALGGLLFPASNLRLPLVPALDGCLRRDSWLDKQAEISASAPTSLRSCDVESNPGIFLPPGTHAEFSLRDIPQPHAEPWAFSLDLGLKQAAGSGHLLSLGTLENPSWLSLHLQDQEKSLPLLFACMAFGHKVRGWMWTGP from the exons ATGACCTTTGACCTCACCAAGATCACAAA AACCTCCTCCTCCTTTGAGGTTCGAACCTGGGACCCAGAAGGAGTGATTTTTTATGGGGATACCAACCCTAAGGACGACTGGTTTATGCTGGGACTTCGGGACGGCAGGCCTGAGATCCAACTGCACAATTACTGGGCCCAGCTTACGGTGGGTGCTGGACCACGACTGGATGACGGGAAATGGCACCAG GTGGAAGTCAAGATGGATGGGGACTCTGTGCTACTGAAGGTGGATGGGGAGGAGGTGCTGTGCCTGAGACAGGTCTCTGGGCCCCTGACCAGCAAACGTCATCCCATCATGAGGATTGCGCTTGGGGGGCTGCTCTTCCCCGCTTCCAATCTTCGGTTGCCG CTGGTTCCTGCCCTGGATGGCTGCCTGCGCCGGGATTCCTGGCTGGACAAACAGGCCGAGATCTCAGCATCTGCCCCGACTAGCCTCAGAAGCTGTGATGTAGAATCAAATCCTGGGATATTTCTCCCTCCAGGGACTCATGCAGAATTCAGTCTCCGAG ACATTCCCCAGCCTCATGCAGAGCCCTGGGCCTTCTCTTTGGACCTGGGACTCAAGCAGGCAGCAGGCTCAGGCCACCTCCTTTCTCTTGGGACACTGGAGAACCCATCTTGGCTCAGTCTCCACCTCCAAGATCAA GAGAAGTCTCTTCCACTTCTTTTTGCCTGCATGGCCTTTGGGCACAAGGTCAGAGGCTGGATGTGGACCGGGCCCTGA
- the SHBG gene encoding sex hormone-binding globulin isoform X3 has protein sequence MTFDLTKITKTSSSFEVRTWDPEGVIFYGDTNPKDDWFMLGLRDGRPEIQLHNYWAQLTVGAGPRLDDGKWHQVEVKMDGDSVLLKVDGEEVLCLRQVSGPLTSKRHPIMRIALGGLLFPASNLRLPLVPALDGCLRRDSWLDKQAEISASAPTSLRSCDVESNPGIFLPPGTHAEFSLRDIPQPHAEPWAFSLDLGLKQAAGSGHLLSLGTLENPSWLSLHLQDQKVVLSSGSGPGMDLPLVLGLPLQLKLSMSRVVLSQGPKMEVLDLPPLGLASLLNVWAKPQGRLFLGALPGEVSSTSFCLHGLWAQGQRLDVDRALNRSHEIWTHSCPQSPGNGTDASH, from the exons ATGACCTTTGACCTCACCAAGATCACAAA AACCTCCTCCTCCTTTGAGGTTCGAACCTGGGACCCAGAAGGAGTGATTTTTTATGGGGATACCAACCCTAAGGACGACTGGTTTATGCTGGGACTTCGGGACGGCAGGCCTGAGATCCAACTGCACAATTACTGGGCCCAGCTTACGGTGGGTGCTGGACCACGACTGGATGACGGGAAATGGCACCAG GTGGAAGTCAAGATGGATGGGGACTCTGTGCTACTGAAGGTGGATGGGGAGGAGGTGCTGTGCCTGAGACAGGTCTCTGGGCCCCTGACCAGCAAACGTCATCCCATCATGAGGATTGCGCTTGGGGGGCTGCTCTTCCCCGCTTCCAATCTTCGGTTGCCG CTGGTTCCTGCCCTGGATGGCTGCCTGCGCCGGGATTCCTGGCTGGACAAACAGGCCGAGATCTCAGCATCTGCCCCGACTAGCCTCAGAAGCTGTGATGTAGAATCAAATCCTGGGATATTTCTCCCTCCAGGGACTCATGCAGAATTCAGTCTCCGAG ACATTCCCCAGCCTCATGCAGAGCCCTGGGCCTTCTCTTTGGACCTGGGACTCAAGCAGGCAGCAGGCTCAGGCCACCTCCTTTCTCTTGGGACACTGGAGAACCCATCTTGGCTCAGTCTCCACCTCCAAGATCAA AAGGTGGTGCTGTCTTCTGGGTCGGGCCCAGGGATGGATCTGCCCCTGGTCTTGGGACTCCCTCTTCAGCTGAAGCTGAGTatgtccagggtggtcttgagcCAAGGACCAAAGATGGAGGTCCTTGACCTGCCTCCCTTAGGCTTGGCTTCCCTCCTTAACGTCTGGGCCAAGCCTCAAGGGCGTCTCTTCCTGGGGGCTTTACCAG GAGAAGTCTCTTCCACTTCTTTTTGCCTGCATGGCCTTTGGGCACAAGGTCAGAGGCTGGATGTGGACCGGGCCCTGAACAGAAGCCATGAGATCTGGACTCACAGCTGCCCCCAGAGCCCAGGCAATGGCACTGACGCTTCCCATTAA
- the SHBG gene encoding sex hormone-binding globulin isoform X6, which produces MGIPTLRTTGLCWDFGTAGLRSNCTITGPSLRWVLCLRQVSGPLTSKRHPIMRIALGGLLFPASNLRLPLVPALDGCLRRDSWLDKQAEISASAPTSLRSCDVESNPGIFLPPGTHAEFSLRDIPQPHAEPWAFSLDLGLKQAAGSGHLLSLGTLENPSWLSLHLQDQKVVLSSGSGPGMDLPLVLGLPLQLKLSMSRVVLSQGPKMEVLDLPPLGLASLLNVWAKPQGRLFLGALPGEVSSTSFCLHGLWAQGQRLDVDRALNRSHEIWTHSCPQSPGNGTDASH; this is translated from the exons ATGGGGATACCAACCCTAAGGACGACTGGTTTATGCTGGGACTTCGGGACGGCAGGCCTGAGATCCAACTGCACAATTACTGGGCCCAGCTTACGGTGG GTGCTGTGCCTGAGACAGGTCTCTGGGCCCCTGACCAGCAAACGTCATCCCATCATGAGGATTGCGCTTGGGGGGCTGCTCTTCCCCGCTTCCAATCTTCGGTTGCCG CTGGTTCCTGCCCTGGATGGCTGCCTGCGCCGGGATTCCTGGCTGGACAAACAGGCCGAGATCTCAGCATCTGCCCCGACTAGCCTCAGAAGCTGTGATGTAGAATCAAATCCTGGGATATTTCTCCCTCCAGGGACTCATGCAGAATTCAGTCTCCGAG ACATTCCCCAGCCTCATGCAGAGCCCTGGGCCTTCTCTTTGGACCTGGGACTCAAGCAGGCAGCAGGCTCAGGCCACCTCCTTTCTCTTGGGACACTGGAGAACCCATCTTGGCTCAGTCTCCACCTCCAAGATCAA AAGGTGGTGCTGTCTTCTGGGTCGGGCCCAGGGATGGATCTGCCCCTGGTCTTGGGACTCCCTCTTCAGCTGAAGCTGAGTatgtccagggtggtcttgagcCAAGGACCAAAGATGGAGGTCCTTGACCTGCCTCCCTTAGGCTTGGCTTCCCTCCTTAACGTCTGGGCCAAGCCTCAAGGGCGTCTCTTCCTGGGGGCTTTACCAG GAGAAGTCTCTTCCACTTCTTTTTGCCTGCATGGCCTTTGGGCACAAGGTCAGAGGCTGGATGTGGACCGGGCCCTGAACAGAAGCCATGAGATCTGGACTCACAGCTGCCCCCAGAGCCCAGGCAATGGCACTGACGCTTCCCATTAA